From the genome of Lutzomyia longipalpis isolate SR_M1_2022 chromosome 2, ASM2433408v1, one region includes:
- the LOC129790211 gene encoding serine/threonine-protein phosphatase PP2A 65 kDa regulatory subunit yields the protein MNEDKASDDSLYPIAVLIDELKNEDIQLRLNSIKKLSTIALALGEERTRTELIPFLTETIYDEDEVLLALADQLGQFTSLVGGPEYAMYLLPPLESLATVEETVVRDKAVESLRIVAAQHSAADLEASVVPTLQRLVTGDWFTSRTSACGLLSVCYPRVSQPVRAELRVSFRKLCLDETPMVRRAAASKLGEFAKVVEPESLKSDIIPMFVHLAQDDQDSVRLLAVEACVSIAQLLQQDELEHLVMPTLRQCAGDSSWRVRYMVADHFTELQKALGPEITKTDLVPAFQYLLKDSEAEVRAAAATKVKEFCTNLDKTNRVQIIMTSILPYVKELVSDPNQHVKSALASVIMGLSPILGMSNTVEHLLPLFLIQLKDECPEVRLNIISNLECVNDVIGIQQLSQNLLPAIVELAEDTKWRVRLAIIEYMPLLAGQLGQEFFDQKLRALCMGWLNDHVYAIREAAAQNMKKLVEQFGAAWAETAIIPMILVMSRNKNYLHRMTCLFCINVLAEVCGTEITTRVLLPTVVALATDLVANVRFNVAKTLQKISPFIDTTAIETQVKPVLDTLNTDKDVDVKYFASEAIAGIAG from the exons ATGAATGAGGACAAGGCATCCGACGATTCGCTGTACCCCATTGCGGTGCTCATCGATGAGCTGAAGAATGAGGACATCCAG CTGCGCCTGAACTCCATTAAGAAACTCTCGACCATTGCCCTGGCCCTGGGTGAGGAGCGAACCCGCACGGAGCTCATTCCCTTCCTCACGGAAACCATTTATGACGAGGATGAGGTGTTGCTGGCGCTTGCCGATCAATTGGGGCAATTTACGAGCCTCGTTGGTGGGCCCGAGTACGCCATGTACCTCTTGCCGCCACTCGAGTCCCTGGCTACGGTGGAGGAGACAGTGGTGCGCGATAAGGCCGTGGAGTCCCTCCGGATTGTTGCTGCACAACATAGTGCGGCTGACTTGGAAGCCAGTGTCGTACCCACGCTCCAGCGTCTCGTCACCGGGGATTGGTTCACCTCGCGCACTTCAGCGTGTGGACTACTGTCCGTGTGCTATCCACGCGTCTCGCAGCCCGTGCGAGCGGAATTGCGCGTTAGTTTCCGGAAGCTCTGTTTGGATGAGACACCAATGGTACGACGGGCTGCTGCCAGCAAACTCGGGGAATTTGCAAAAGTTGTGGAACCGGAATCACTTAAATCCGACATTATTCCGATGTTTGTGCATTTGGCACAGGATGACCAGGATTCGGTGCGTCTCCTGGCTGTAGAGGCGTGCGTCAGCATCGCGCAGTTGCTTCAGCAGGATGAGCTGGAGCATCTGGTGATGCCGACGTTGCGTCAATGCGCCGGAGACTCCTCCTGGCGCGTCCGCTACATGGTGGCTGATCACTTCACGGAACTCCAGAAAGCTCTTGGGCCTGAGATCACTAAAACCGACCTTGTGCCCGCTTTCCAG TATCTACTGAAGGACTCAGAGGCTGAGGTTCGTGCAGCTGCAGCCACAAAAGTGAAGGAATTCTGCACTAATTTGGACAAAACGAATCGCGTGCAGATCATCATGACGTCAATCCTTCCGTACGTGAAGGAGCTCGTATCTGATCCCAATCAGCACGTCAAGTCAGCCCTGGCATCTGTTATTATGGGTTTGAGCCCAATCCTTGGGATGTCCAACACGGTGGAGCATCTCCTGCCGCTGTTCCTTATTCAGCTCAAGGACGAATGCCCGGAAGTTCGCCTGAATATAATCTCAAACTTGGAATGCGTGAATGACGTGATTGGGATTCAGCAGCTGTCGCAGAACCTGCTGCCGGCGATTGTTGAGCTGGCAGAGGatacaaaatggcgtgttCGTTTGGCCATCATTGAGTACATGCCTCTGCTGGCCGGGCAGCTGGGGCAGGAGTTCTTTGACCAGAAATTGCGAGCTTTGTGCATGGGATGGCTGAATGATCACGTGTACGCCATCCGGGAGGCGGCAGCGCAGAATATGAAGAAGCTCGTTGAGCAATTTGGTGCTGCGTGGGCAGAAACCGCCATCATCCCCATGATTCTCGTCATGTCGCGCAACAAGAACTACCTGCACCGCATGACGTGCCTCTTCTGCATCAATGTCCTCGCTGAGGTGTGCGGCACGGAGATCACTACGCGTGTCCTTCTGCCAACAGTGGTTGCCCTTGCGACGGATCTCGTGGCCAATGTGCGCTTCAATGTGGCCAAGACGCTCCAGAAGATCTCACCCTTTATCGACACTACAGCCATTGAGACGCAGGTGAAGCCAGTCCTGGACACTCTGAATACCGACAAAGACGTGGACGTCAAATACTTTGCGTCAGAAGCCATTGCCGGCATTGCTG gtTGA